Genomic segment of Aliiroseovarius sp. M344:
GCCGCCTGAAGGGGTCAACATGGCAAAGATCACACTCAAAGACCTGCGGCATTCTTACATGAGCGACCCGAAAGGGCCGGAAGATTACGCATTGAAACATGTCGACATCGACTGGGAGGACGGCGGCGCCTATGCGTTGCTTGGCCCCTCAGGTTGCGGCAAATCCACCCTTTTGAACATTATTTCCGGGCTTTTGGTGCCGTCAGAAGGACAGGTCCTATTCGACGGGCAGGATATGACAACCCAACCGCCCGATGCCCGCAACATCGCGCAGGTGTTCCAGTTTCCGGTGATCTACGACACGATGACGGTTTACGACAACCTGGCTTTCCCACTTCGAAACCGGGGGCGGGACGAGGCGACCGTGCGCGAGCGGGTGCACGCAATTGCAGAGATGCTCGACGTGACAGACATGCTCGATCGCCGCGCGGCGGGCCTGTCGCCAGACAACAAGCAAAAGATCTCGATGGGGCGCGGACTGGTGCGCAACGACGTGAACGTGGTGATGTTCGACGAACCGCTGACCGTGATCGACCCGCATCTGAAATGGAAACTGCGATCAAAGCTGAAAGAGCTGCACCAGCGCGTCAAAGCGACGATGATCTACGTCACCCATGACCAGACCGAAGCTCTGACCTTCGCCGATCAGGTTGTGGTGATGGAAGAAGGCGAAGTGGTGCAGATCGGCACGCCCGTCGAACTGTTCGAACGCCCGGCACACACTTTTGTGGGCCACTTCATCGGATCGCCGGGGATGAACGTGCTGCCCGCCGAATTGCGAGACGGTGCTGCGTTTTTCCAAGGCCAGAAAGTGGCTCTGGAAGGTGCCGTGACACCCGGCACCACGGGCCGAATAGAAATCGGCGTGCGGCCGGAATTTGTGCATATCGGCGCGACCGGGATCGAAGCCCGCGTCAGCCGCGTCGCCGATGTTGGACGCCATAATGTGGTCGAGGCGATGGTCGGCGATCAGAAAGTCGCCGCTATTCTGAACGGCCCCGCCCCCGCCCAGGGTGACGTCGTGCACTTGCAATTCCAACAAAACCAGACCCGTGTTTATGCGGATGGTTGGATCGCCACCGACCCCGCCCTTGAGGAGGCCACAGCATGAAAACCGAAAACCAAAAGGCGTGGTTCTTTGTGCTGCCGGTGCTGATCCTTGTGGCCTTCAACGCGTTGATCCCGATGATGACCGTTGTGAATTACTCGGTGCAGGAAACCTTTGGTGACAACCTGTTCTTCTGGGAAGGGCTGACATGGTTTGAACAAATCCTGCGGTCCGAGAGGTTCCACGCCGCCCTTGGTCGACAGTTCCTGTTCACCTTTCTGATCCTGATCATCGAAGTGCCACTGGGCATCGCCATCGCGCTTTCGATGCCCCGCAACGGGTTCTGGGTGCCGGTCTGTCTGGTCTTGATGGCCCTGCCTATGCTGATCCCGTGGAACGTGG
This window contains:
- a CDS encoding ABC transporter ATP-binding protein, coding for MAKITLKDLRHSYMSDPKGPEDYALKHVDIDWEDGGAYALLGPSGCGKSTLLNIISGLLVPSEGQVLFDGQDMTTQPPDARNIAQVFQFPVIYDTMTVYDNLAFPLRNRGRDEATVRERVHAIAEMLDVTDMLDRRAAGLSPDNKQKISMGRGLVRNDVNVVMFDEPLTVIDPHLKWKLRSKLKELHQRVKATMIYVTHDQTEALTFADQVVVMEEGEVVQIGTPVELFERPAHTFVGHFIGSPGMNVLPAELRDGAAFFQGQKVALEGAVTPGTTGRIEIGVRPEFVHIGATGIEARVSRVADVGRHNVVEAMVGDQKVAAILNGPAPAQGDVVHLQFQQNQTRVYADGWIATDPALEEATA